In the Palaeococcus pacificus DY20341 genome, one interval contains:
- a CDS encoding dephospho-CoA kinase, with the protein MIIYVVGMPGSGKGEVVKVFRRFGVPHVNMGDIVREEANKRNIPKTPEGMAKVSIQLRQELGDNAVAKLCIPRVKELLKEHDAIIIDGIRSLGEIQTFKEAFPEEKTVVIAVHSSPKKRFERLSRRGRSDDPATWEDFEARDWKELQFGIGSVIALADYLIVNENSLDDYRIEILKIARKLELI; encoded by the coding sequence ATGATAATATACGTTGTAGGAATGCCCGGTTCCGGCAAAGGAGAGGTAGTAAAGGTTTTTAGACGTTTTGGAGTTCCTCACGTTAACATGGGTGATATCGTTAGAGAGGAAGCAAATAAGCGAAACATACCAAAAACACCGGAAGGTATGGCAAAAGTCAGCATACAGCTTAGACAAGAGCTTGGAGATAACGCGGTGGCAAAACTCTGTATTCCTAGGGTGAAAGAGCTCTTAAAAGAGCACGATGCCATAATAATCGATGGTATTCGCTCATTAGGGGAAATACAAACTTTTAAAGAAGCTTTTCCAGAGGAAAAAACAGTGGTCATAGCTGTCCATTCATCACCAAAAAAGCGCTTTGAAAGACTGAGCAGGCGCGGTAGGAGTGATGATCCAGCGACATGGGAGGACTTTGAAGCGAGGGATTGGAAGGAATTACAGTTCGGCATTGGAAGTGTCATTGCATTGGCAGATTACCTCATAGTTAACGAAAACAGCTTAGATGACTATAGAATAGAAATATTAAAAATAGCAAGAAAGCTTGAACTGATTTAG
- a CDS encoding ATP-dependent DNA helicase, whose amino-acid sequence MRVDELKSLGVDERIINVLKRRGIEELYPPQADALKSGVLSGENLLLAIPTASGKTLVAEIVMLNKLFKEGGKAVYIVPLKALAEEKYREFKEWENFGVRVAMTTGDYDSGDEWLGSYDIIIATSEKFDSLLRHKSRWIMDVKLVVADEIHLLGSFDRGATLEMTLSHLLGKAQILGLSATVGNAEELAEWLNAKLVVSDWRPVQLKKGVFYNGEVIWEDESIQRFGETWDSLVIDAIKRGKQALVFVNTRRSAEREAIRLGKKVKRLLTKAEQRRLKTLVDELESNPTNEKVKEVLVNGVTFHHAGLGRKERTLIEDAFREGLIKVITATPTLSAGVNLPSFRVIVRDTKRYSSFGWTSIPVLEIQQMLGRAGRPKYDKEGEAIIVAKESEDPREVFKKYILGKPEKLFSMLSNESAFRSQVLALITNFGVKDFLELVRFLEKTFFYHQRKNVELLEEKAKKIVYFFFENGFIDIDLEDRFIPLPFGIRTSQLYIDPLTAKRFKDALPNLEENPNPLGVFQLLASSPDLNTLRAKRKEMDDLFDYAYEMEEHFYTEIPYYEDYEVQIFLGQVKTAKLLLDWINEVREEKILESYGIDSGDLYRVLDLADWLLYSLIEIYKLFEPKKEVLQFLQDLRLRVKHGVREELLELVKLPMVGRKRARALYLAGFKSIEDMANAKPAELLKVEGIGVGVLKEIYKALNLEMPKIKEKKAKKGTLDAFLK is encoded by the coding sequence ATGAGAGTTGATGAACTGAAATCACTGGGTGTTGACGAGCGCATAATAAACGTTTTGAAGAGGAGAGGGATCGAAGAGCTATATCCTCCCCAGGCAGATGCATTAAAGAGTGGAGTTTTAAGTGGAGAAAACTTGCTTTTAGCAATCCCAACTGCTTCTGGAAAAACATTGGTGGCTGAAATAGTCATGCTCAACAAGCTTTTCAAAGAGGGGGGAAAAGCCGTTTACATTGTGCCCCTTAAAGCATTAGCTGAAGAGAAGTACAGGGAGTTTAAGGAATGGGAAAACTTTGGTGTGAGGGTTGCAATGACAACCGGAGACTATGACAGCGGTGATGAGTGGTTGGGGAGCTACGATATAATAATAGCCACATCGGAGAAATTTGACTCTCTCTTAAGGCACAAATCCAGATGGATAATGGATGTTAAGCTGGTAGTTGCCGATGAAATCCATCTCTTGGGATCTTTTGATAGAGGGGCAACTTTAGAGATGACCCTCTCACACCTGCTCGGCAAAGCGCAGATTTTGGGGTTGAGTGCTACAGTTGGAAATGCAGAAGAATTAGCGGAGTGGCTCAACGCAAAGCTTGTTGTAAGCGACTGGCGTCCTGTCCAGCTTAAAAAAGGAGTGTTCTACAATGGAGAGGTTATTTGGGAAGATGAGAGCATCCAGAGGTTTGGCGAGACTTGGGACTCCCTCGTTATAGACGCCATAAAGAGAGGAAAGCAAGCTTTGGTCTTCGTTAACACGAGAAGGAGTGCCGAGCGAGAGGCAATTAGGCTTGGAAAGAAAGTTAAACGTTTATTGACAAAGGCTGAGCAGAGAAGGCTCAAAACTCTGGTGGATGAGCTCGAGAGCAATCCGACTAATGAGAAGGTTAAAGAGGTATTGGTGAATGGAGTTACCTTTCACCATGCTGGTTTGGGGAGAAAAGAGAGGACTTTGATTGAAGATGCATTTAGGGAGGGTTTGATTAAGGTAATTACCGCGACTCCGACCTTAAGCGCTGGAGTAAATCTCCCCTCGTTCCGCGTTATCGTGAGAGACACTAAGAGATACTCCTCCTTTGGATGGACTAGTATTCCCGTTCTCGAGATACAACAGATGCTCGGTAGAGCTGGAAGGCCAAAGTACGACAAAGAAGGGGAGGCTATAATCGTTGCAAAGGAAAGCGAAGATCCAAGGGAAGTTTTCAAGAAATACATCCTCGGAAAACCCGAAAAGCTCTTCTCAATGCTCTCAAATGAATCCGCTTTTAGGAGCCAAGTTTTAGCTTTGATAACCAACTTTGGGGTTAAAGATTTCTTAGAGCTGGTTAGGTTTTTAGAGAAGACATTCTTCTACCATCAACGCAAGAATGTTGAGCTACTTGAAGAAAAAGCTAAAAAAATAGTCTACTTCTTCTTTGAAAACGGCTTCATCGACATAGATCTGGAAGACCGCTTCATACCCCTCCCATTTGGAATAAGAACCTCCCAGCTCTACATAGACCCTCTAACAGCAAAGCGCTTTAAAGATGCTCTTCCAAATCTGGAGGAAAATCCAAATCCTCTAGGTGTATTCCAGCTCTTGGCTTCCTCACCAGATCTCAACACCCTTAGGGCTAAACGAAAGGAGATGGATGACCTCTTTGACTATGCCTATGAAATGGAAGAGCACTTCTACACAGAGATACCCTACTATGAGGACTACGAGGTCCAAATATTCCTCGGCCAGGTGAAGACGGCTAAGCTTCTTCTCGATTGGATAAACGAGGTTAGAGAAGAGAAAATTTTGGAGAGCTATGGCATTGACAGCGGAGACTTGTATAGAGTTTTGGACTTAGCAGATTGGCTCCTCTACTCACTAATTGAGATTTACAAGCTTTTCGAGCCCAAAAAAGAAGTTCTACAGTTCCTCCAAGACTTAAGGCTCAGAGTAAAGCATGGCGTTAGAGAAGAGCTTTTAGAGCTAGTTAAGCTCCCAATGGTCGGAAGAAAGAGAGCAAGAGCCCTTTACTTAGCTGGATTTAAGAGCATTGAAGATATGGCAAATGCAAAACCCGCAGAACTCTTAAAGGTGGAGGGAATAGGTGTCGGAGTGCTAAAAGAGATTTACAAGGCACTAAACCTCGAGATGCCCAAAATTAAGGAGAAGAAAGCCAAGAAAGGGACGTTAGATGCATTTTTAAAATGA
- a CDS encoding ZIP family metal transporter: MLENFITALSNYLLTVSEGNTMVVVLYAGLFVALMTSLGSLMALFAHQMPTWSIDISLSFAAGVMLVASFTSLILPAIESTGRFLPAGIGIFLGILLIYAVDTLIPHEHLVKGYEGPKEFKDKLRVVWLIVLAVIIHNLPEGLAVGTSIIYDVQTGLVTALAIGIQDFPEGLVVALPLAVLQKKRFQPIAIGVLSGVAEMVMALIGALFFGVFKWLLPYGLGLAGGAMLYVTIKEMIPEIYAKKKNETLITAGFFLGFYVMLFLDSMLG; this comes from the coding sequence ATGTTAGAGAACTTCATTACGGCACTGAGCAACTATCTCTTAACTGTTTCTGAAGGCAATACTATGGTCGTTGTTCTCTATGCAGGCCTTTTTGTGGCTTTAATGACTAGTTTAGGCTCATTAATGGCTTTGTTTGCTCACCAAATGCCCACATGGAGTATCGATATTAGCCTATCATTCGCTGCTGGTGTTATGCTTGTAGCGAGCTTTACGAGCTTAATTCTACCTGCCATAGAATCTACGGGAAGATTTTTGCCTGCTGGAATAGGAATTTTTCTCGGTATCCTTCTCATTTACGCTGTAGACACTCTAATTCCTCATGAGCACTTAGTTAAGGGCTATGAAGGTCCAAAAGAATTCAAAGACAAGCTTAGAGTTGTTTGGCTTATCGTTTTGGCGGTTATAATCCACAATCTTCCCGAAGGCCTTGCTGTAGGAACTTCTATAATCTACGATGTCCAGACAGGTTTGGTAACAGCCCTAGCTATTGGAATCCAAGATTTTCCGGAAGGACTTGTCGTGGCTTTACCTTTAGCGGTGCTCCAAAAGAAGAGGTTTCAACCAATAGCCATAGGTGTTTTGAGTGGAGTTGCGGAGATGGTGATGGCTTTGATTGGGGCCCTGTTTTTCGGCGTTTTTAAGTGGCTCCTCCCCTATGGGCTCGGCTTAGCAGGAGGAGCAATGCTCTACGTAACTATAAAAGAGATGATACCTGAGATTTATGCAAAAAAGAAAAATGAGACTCTCATAACAGCAGGCTTCTTTTTGGGCTTCTATGTTATGCTGTTCCTCGACTCAATGCTCGGCTAA
- a CDS encoding RNA-binding domain-containing protein yields the protein MFEEVEVEAHVYPTEDIEKVKIAMLNLVADLEFDAFDKGDYIILTGKTKSKKALQRLYELFRGQAILDTARMILEEGTFGEEIIFKVHKQVAYAGKVNFNEESPLGPITIIIRSKNPYKLIKWLAPRTKDGVPIE from the coding sequence ATGTTTGAGGAAGTTGAAGTTGAGGCTCATGTTTATCCCACTGAGGATATTGAGAAGGTTAAGATAGCTATGCTCAATTTAGTGGCCGATTTAGAGTTCGATGCCTTTGATAAGGGTGATTACATTATACTAACAGGAAAGACAAAGAGCAAAAAAGCACTTCAAAGGCTCTATGAGCTATTTAGAGGACAGGCAATACTTGACACTGCCAGAATGATACTTGAGGAGGGTACTTTTGGAGAAGAGATTATATTCAAAGTGCACAAGCAAGTTGCCTACGCTGGAAAAGTCAACTTCAACGAGGAATCCCCTTTGGGCCCGATAACAATAATAATTCGTTCAAAGAACCCCTATAAGCTCATAAAGTGGCTCGCACCAAGGACTAAGGATGGAGTGCCGATTGAATGA
- the lrpA gene encoding HTH-type transcriptional regulator LrpA: MGIDERDRIILDILSKDARTPFTEIAKVLGISETAVRKRVKSLEEKGVIKGYKVEVDPAKLGYGLVSLTGIDTLPEKLFEVAEKVKSFDFVKNLYLTSGDHMIMAEVWAKDGEDLAEIISTKIGKLEGVIKVCPAIILEKIK; this comes from the coding sequence ATGGGAATCGATGAGAGAGATAGGATAATACTTGATATACTTTCCAAGGACGCGAGGACGCCTTTTACAGAGATAGCGAAGGTTTTGGGCATAAGTGAAACTGCGGTGAGGAAGAGGGTAAAATCCTTGGAGGAAAAAGGGGTCATCAAAGGCTATAAAGTTGAAGTGGATCCCGCAAAGTTAGGCTATGGGTTGGTAAGCTTGACAGGAATAGATACTTTGCCTGAAAAACTATTTGAGGTTGCAGAGAAGGTCAAAAGCTTTGACTTCGTGAAGAACCTGTATCTCACGAGCGGTGACCACATGATAATGGCTGAAGTTTGGGCAAAGGACGGCGAAGATTTAGCGGAGATAATCTCCACCAAGATTGGAAAGCTTGAGGGTGTTATAAAAGTCTGCCCTGCTATAATATTGGAGAAGATTAAATGA
- a CDS encoding ABC transporter ATP-binding protein — protein MKLEPILQVRHLKKYFPVKGLFFTKGYVKAVDDISFDIRKGETFGLVGESGCGKTTTGRTILRLIEPTDGEIIFEGKNIMELDKEGMKWFRRKAQIMFQDPYSSLNPRQTVFEVIMEPVRFHKIHIDDPEEFVIKLLESVGLNEMHLYRYPHEFSGGQRQRIALARLLAMKPEFIVLDEPTSALDVSVQANILNTLKDLQKDFGFTYLFISHDLGVVKYMSHRMGVMYLGKLVEIGPSDEIFENPLHPYTQLLLSAIPVPDPELAAELKAKRQKIEGEPPSPINPPKGCRFNPRCPFAKEICRKEEPPLVEAEKDHYVACWLYSKK, from the coding sequence ATGAAATTGGAGCCGATACTTCAAGTTAGACATCTAAAGAAATACTTCCCAGTTAAAGGATTGTTTTTCACGAAGGGATACGTCAAAGCTGTTGATGACATAAGCTTTGATATACGCAAAGGAGAGACATTTGGACTTGTAGGAGAGAGTGGCTGTGGAAAAACCACCACGGGAAGGACAATATTGAGACTAATTGAGCCAACAGATGGAGAGATAATCTTTGAAGGCAAGAACATCATGGAGCTGGATAAGGAGGGAATGAAGTGGTTTAGAAGAAAAGCACAAATCATGTTCCAGGATCCCTACTCCTCCTTAAATCCCAGACAAACTGTGTTTGAAGTTATAATGGAGCCCGTTAGATTCCACAAAATCCATATAGACGACCCCGAAGAATTCGTAATAAAGCTCTTAGAGAGTGTTGGATTAAACGAGATGCACCTTTACCGTTATCCCCACGAGTTCAGCGGTGGACAGAGACAGAGAATAGCTCTAGCAAGGCTCTTAGCAATGAAGCCGGAGTTCATAGTTTTGGATGAGCCAACATCCGCTCTAGATGTTTCAGTCCAAGCCAACATTCTCAACACGTTAAAAGACCTTCAGAAGGACTTTGGATTTACATACCTCTTCATATCCCACGATTTGGGAGTTGTCAAATATATGAGCCACAGAATGGGAGTTATGTACCTAGGAAAGCTCGTAGAGATTGGACCATCCGATGAAATCTTCGAAAACCCACTTCACCCATACACCCAACTCCTCCTCTCGGCAATACCTGTCCCAGACCCCGAGCTTGCGGCAGAGCTTAAAGCTAAGAGGCAAAAGATCGAAGGAGAACCGCCAAGCCCAATTAATCCACCAAAGGGATGCCGCTTCAACCCAAGATGCCCATTTGCAAAGGAAATCTGCAGAAAAGAAGAACCCCCATTAGTAGAAGCGGAAAAAGACCACTATGTAGCCTGCTGGCTCTACTCAAAGAAGTGA
- a CDS encoding flavodoxin family protein, producing MAKILVVFYSRSGNTKKVAQALAKALNADLEEIIDTKNRKGPFGFLRSGLDAMFKRLTKINEIEKDPSEYGLVIIGTPVWVGTISAPIRTYLHLYSDKLKDVAFFCTCDDSNGNSFKHMEELCKEKPIATLEVKEKEVENREFTKKVEDFVRKIQKAS from the coding sequence ATGGCAAAAATTTTAGTTGTTTTTTATTCACGGAGCGGCAACACCAAAAAAGTTGCCCAAGCACTTGCTAAAGCTTTGAACGCTGATCTTGAAGAGATAATAGATACAAAGAACCGTAAAGGACCATTCGGATTTTTGAGGTCAGGACTGGATGCAATGTTTAAGAGACTTACAAAAATCAATGAGATTGAAAAAGATCCAAGTGAATATGGCTTAGTGATAATAGGGACCCCCGTGTGGGTTGGTACGATCTCAGCGCCTATTAGGACGTATCTCCACCTTTACTCGGATAAGCTTAAAGATGTAGCATTTTTCTGCACATGTGATGATAGTAATGGTAATTCTTTTAAACACATGGAAGAGCTGTGCAAAGAAAAGCCAATAGCGACTTTGGAAGTCAAAGAAAAGGAAGTAGAGAACAGAGAGTTCACTAAAAAAGTTGAAGACTTTGTGAGAAAAATTCAAAAGGCATCATAA